From the Candida dubliniensis CD36 chromosome 2, complete sequence genome, the window ATTAAGTTTAGATGATTTATTTAGAAATGAAAtaggattattattacaatttaatttaacaTGATGTATACCCAATTCATCGATATCAATAGATATATgtgacgatgatgatggcccatttgtatttttatGATCAGGATCGATTTCTCtttgaataatattttgttgttcaatACTTTCACTGGCATTTACCGATAATGACAAACCAACAATCTTGTTATCggtttcaaaatcaatatcaagTAATATAGACGACCCAGCAATGCTTAGTTTTTGGGTCTGGATTTGGGTTTTCACGCCAGGTTTGGAATCATCTAAGTTAAATCCTAAACTATCAATAAATGtttccaatttcaattgttgcGCTAATTTCTGAATAAGTTCAATTGATACATGAAAATTAGATGAATAGTTGTACAATAATTGCAATGACTTATCCAATGCTGACTTAGTTCCTGGCATTTAATATTGTTAATTCGATTTTGTAACTTTGATTGTGTTGATTGTAATGATTGTCGTGCTggataatttatttatttattcgtGTCAATCTTCAATCTTCAgaattttgtttctttcaaatagtgggagaaaatttttttttaagagAGACACAGAACTATCACCTCTTCACAGACTTTtcaaaaaacaacaaaacacTTATCAACGTTAAGTTAACTGaaaatttatcaagataTAACCAATCCGATGTCGAAATTACTTACTCCGGAAATACTAGCGCTCATAGACCCAGTGGTGTCTAGTTTGAAACGTCATCAACTTGTGGATGACAAAGAGATTGCATTAACAATTGCCcagttgttgatgaaagTTATATCAGCAGCAAGATGGTCAAATACatatgatttaattgagtTGATAAGACAAGTTGGTGTTATATTCAATGAAGCATACCCTAGAAAAGTCATCCCGGGGAATATTGTGAGAAGAGTATTGGCTTTAATACGTGATGAAACTGAAACTGATGCAGAAACTGAACAAACAGATAACATCCCAATGATGAGTTCTATGTTTAGTTTATTGGCAACACataacaaaaatgaaactaTAAAGGAACAAACACAATCACAActgaaaaaacaaacaagtGATATGAGAGCCATAATCATACAAGGAATCAGAGATTTAGTTGATGAAATTTCTAATGTTAATGATGGGATTGAAACTATGgcaattgatttgattcatgatgatgaaatattattgaCTCCAACTCCTAATTCAGAAACAGTACAACATTTTTTAATCAAAGCaagattgaaaagaaaattcaCTGTAGTTGTCACTGAAAACTATCCAAATGACATCAAGGCCGCCCACAAATTTGTCAAGACACTAGCTGAACATAATATCGAAACAATTTTGATCCCCGATACAACAATTTATGCAGTGATGTCAAGAGTCGGGAAAGTTATAATAGGCACCAATGCAGTATTTGCCAATGGTGGTTGTTTGTCGAATTCAGGAGTTGCTAATGTGGTTGAATGTGCCAAAGAACATAGAACACCTGTGTTTGCTGTGGCAGGGTTATTCAAATTGTCTCCATTGTATCCATTTACAAGAAACGATTTGATCGAAGTAGGAAATTCTGGGAAAGTTTTGaattatgatgattttaAGTTAGTACaaaatgttgatgttgtgaCTAATCCATTGGAGGATTATATACCTCCTCATCATATTGACATTTTTATGACTAATATTGGTGGGTTTTCTCCATCATTTATCTATAGAATTGTTTTGGATAATTATAAAGCTGAAGACAATAAGCTTGAATAATAAACGGGatgaaattatttcaatcaTTTACTAGTAAGCTGTTTGGACTCTCTGCTTTGTTGTCTTTTTACTTTTGACAACTTtgatcattttctttttcttcttagCAGTAACAGCAGCATTATTTAAGAATAGAGCGCTAGCTTTCACATTCCATAAATCTTGATTCATTGATTGATAGCCACGACAAGGTTGACTTCGAGACAAAGTGGGGAACCCCAGCATATTCATTTGTTTCGATATAGTTAGAAAACTACCCCGTGACTCGGACTCTAATCgattatttatttcatgttcattgattatttctaattcttcatcaatcatCGAACAAATTTGTTCGATGGAAACACtttgatttggattttcGTTATGAGAAGTATCAATTGTGCTACTGTTGTAAAACTCACTGGTACCTAAATCAATACTTGTACTAGTGGTGGTTAAATGATTAggaatttcatcaatagaGTCTTCTAAACAAGAAACCAAACCTTCTCGAGAAAATAATCGGTTTTGTTCAAGAATATTATTGGTTGTATGAGGAATTGAACATCTATTAAGAAAATTTTGCAACTTCAGAAGAATATTTTGAACATATTGTTTCACTAGCACAGGGTTATTGGACATTAGGTAAACCAGTTCTTAATTAATTAGtgtattattgttttttgttgtcTCAAACTAAACTTTTTATTTCCAAACATATGTAAAACCTATATATATCCTAAAAAACcataaaa encodes:
- a CDS encoding eIF-2B GDP-GTP exchange factor subunit beta, putative (Similar to S. cerevisiae GCD7;~In S. cerevisiae: beta subunit of the translation initiation factor eIF2B, the guanine-nucleotide exchange factor for eIF2; activity subsequently regulated by phosphorylated eIF2; first identified as a negative regulator of GCN4 expression.) — protein: MSKLLTPEILALIDPVVSSLKRHQLVDDKEIALTIAQLLMKVISAARWSNTYDLIELIRQVGVIFNEAYPRKVIPGNIVRRVLALIRDETETDAETEQTDNIPMMSSMFSLLATHNKNETIKEQTQSQSKKQTSDMRAIIIQGIRDLVDEISNVNDGIETMAIDLIHDDEILLTPTPNSETVQHFLIKARLKRKFTVVVTENYPNDIKAAHKFVKTLAEHNIETILIPDTTIYAVMSRVGKVIIGTNAVFANGGCLSNSGVANVVECAKEHRTPVFAVAGLFKLSPLYPFTRNDLIEVGNSGKVLNYDDFKLVQNVDVVTNPLEDYIPPHHIDIFMTNIGGFSPSFIYRIVLDNYKAEDNKLE